The following proteins come from a genomic window of Methanothermobacter thermautotrophicus:
- a CDS encoding ribonucleotide reductase N-terminal alpha domain-containing protein: MISLSRTALKVLEERYLLRGEGGEVVETPEEMFRRVARAVASADEAYGDDPLVAEDAFYTTMSNLEFLPNSPTLMNAGTPINQLSACFVLPVEDSIESIFSSLRDMAIIHKSGGGVGFSFSRLRPRGDIVASTMGVASGPVSFMRIFDVAVDVIKQGGRRRGANMGVLHVSHPDIFSFIDAKSREGPLRNFNLSVAVPDNFMEDHRVELVNPRNGDVVDSVESTAILKRIVEAAWRSGDPGILFEDRINRYNPTPRLGRIEATNPCVSGDTVVMTSWGPRTVAELEGRPFTALINGSGYPCPSGFFRTGERDVYDLRTGEGHSLRLTSDHRVLVMDGGLEWRPAGELERGDLLVMDQGTGYSATATFRGLRWAGRSEVYDASVYGANAFTANGFIVHNCGEQPLLPYESCNLGSVNLNLMASPSGINWERLRRTVHVAVHFLDNVIDVNSYPLRSVEEMTLRTRKIGLGVMGFADMLIKLGIPYNSGAALEVAGKLMAFISSEARRASMELARERGSFPEFRGSMWDTMGFEGMRNATLTTIAPTGSLSIIAGTSSGIEPLFAVSFTRNILGRSFREMHPLFKLMAGRLDRRSIEVIESRGSLRGVPGVPEGIRRLFVTAHEIDPVFHVKMQAAFQSYVDNAVSKTVNLPPNSSPSDVEMVFRAAHELGCKGVTVYRYGSKVDEVLRFPEYAGSCRDMTCPN, encoded by the coding sequence ATGATTAGTTTAAGCAGAACAGCCCTTAAGGTCCTTGAGGAGAGGTACCTTCTCAGGGGTGAGGGTGGTGAGGTCGTAGAGACACCGGAGGAGATGTTCAGGAGGGTCGCAAGGGCCGTTGCATCTGCAGATGAGGCCTACGGTGATGACCCCTTAGTTGCAGAGGATGCCTTCTACACTACCATGAGTAACCTGGAGTTCCTCCCCAATTCACCGACCCTCATGAATGCGGGCACCCCCATAAATCAGCTCTCAGCCTGCTTTGTACTCCCGGTTGAGGACTCCATTGAAAGCATTTTCAGCTCCCTCAGGGATATGGCCATCATCCACAAATCCGGTGGGGGGGTTGGATTCTCATTTTCAAGGTTAAGACCCAGAGGGGACATCGTCGCATCCACCATGGGTGTTGCCTCAGGCCCCGTATCCTTCATGAGGATATTTGATGTTGCAGTTGATGTCATAAAGCAGGGCGGGCGGAGGAGGGGCGCCAATATGGGTGTCCTCCATGTGAGCCACCCGGATATATTCAGCTTCATAGACGCCAAGTCAAGGGAGGGCCCCCTGAGGAACTTCAACCTCTCAGTCGCCGTACCCGATAATTTCATGGAGGACCACCGTGTTGAACTCGTAAACCCCAGGAACGGTGACGTGGTTGACTCGGTAGAATCCACGGCGATACTTAAGAGGATCGTGGAAGCAGCCTGGAGGTCAGGGGACCCGGGAATCCTCTTTGAGGACCGTATAAACCGCTACAACCCCACACCACGGCTTGGGAGGATAGAGGCAACCAACCCCTGCGTATCCGGTGACACCGTTGTAATGACCTCCTGGGGCCCGCGTACCGTGGCTGAACTGGAGGGTAGACCCTTCACCGCACTCATTAATGGTTCAGGGTACCCCTGCCCCTCTGGTTTCTTCAGGACCGGTGAAAGGGATGTTTATGATCTCAGAACAGGGGAGGGCCACAGTTTAAGGCTTACCAGTGATCACAGGGTCCTTGTGATGGATGGTGGTCTGGAATGGCGTCCGGCAGGGGAACTTGAAAGGGGAGACCTCCTTGTGATGGATCAGGGCACAGGCTACAGTGCCACTGCAACCTTCAGGGGCCTCAGGTGGGCCGGCCGCAGTGAGGTCTACGATGCCAGTGTGTACGGTGCAAATGCATTCACAGCCAATGGATTCATAGTCCACAACTGTGGAGAGCAGCCACTCCTCCCCTATGAGTCATGCAACCTTGGATCAGTTAACCTCAACCTCATGGCATCCCCCTCCGGGATTAACTGGGAGAGGCTCCGGAGAACCGTCCATGTGGCTGTGCACTTCCTTGACAATGTGATAGACGTTAACAGCTACCCCCTCCGTAGTGTGGAGGAGATGACACTGAGAACCCGTAAGATAGGGCTTGGTGTCATGGGCTTTGCTGATATGCTGATAAAGCTTGGCATACCCTACAATTCAGGGGCCGCCCTGGAGGTGGCCGGCAAGTTGATGGCGTTCATATCATCTGAGGCAAGGAGGGCCTCCATGGAGCTTGCCAGGGAGAGGGGATCATTCCCTGAATTCAGGGGTAGCATGTGGGATACCATGGGATTTGAGGGTATGAGGAACGCCACATTAACCACCATAGCCCCGACGGGTTCTCTGAGTATAATAGCAGGTACCAGCAGCGGAATCGAGCCCCTCTTTGCTGTGTCATTCACAAGGAACATCCTCGGGAGGAGTTTCCGTGAGATGCACCCCCTATTTAAGCTGATGGCTGGAAGGCTTGACAGGAGATCCATTGAGGTCATAGAATCAAGGGGTAGCCTGAGGGGTGTCCCTGGAGTTCCTGAGGGGATAAGGAGACTCTTTGTTACAGCCCATGAAATAGACCCTGTATTCCATGTTAAGATGCAGGCCGCCTTCCAGAGTTACGTGGACAATGCTGTATCAAAAACAGTGAATCTGCCGCCTAATTCATCACCTAGTGACGTTGAAATGGTTTTCAGGGCCGCCCATGAGCTTGGCTGCAAGGGTGTCACGGTTTACAGGTACGGCAGTAAGGTGGATGAGGTCCTGAGGTTTCCTGAATATGCGGGTTCATGCCGTGATATGACCTGTCCAAACTGA